One part of the Chryseobacterium mulctrae genome encodes these proteins:
- a CDS encoding inorganic phosphate transporter, whose amino-acid sequence MEFPILLTVIIALALIFDYINGFHDAANSIATIVSTKVLTPFQAVLWAAVWNFAAFFIAVYIIGEFKIGNTIAKTVNENFITLEVIFSGLIAAIAWNLLTWWFGIPSSSSHTLIGGFLGAALMHAFLLDYREVVASQPDLGMFATLKEAMMKVTTQDVVKFSKVIPIFLFIFLAPVIGMIISIIITLIIVHLYKKSNPHKADKSFKRLQLASSALFSLGHGLNDAQKVMGIIGAALIYYHVNMLQDPVYLNIEAAERFNYFSKHYMWVPLVSFIAIALGTMSGGWKIIKTMGTKITKVTPLEGVSAETAGAITLFITDHFGIPVSTTHTITGSIIGVGLTKRISAVRWGITVSLLWAWVLTIPISAIVAGVTYLIITYFS is encoded by the coding sequence ATGGAATTTCCTATTTTACTTACGGTTATTATTGCTTTAGCTTTAATCTTCGATTATATCAACGGTTTTCATGATGCGGCAAACTCTATTGCAACCATTGTTTCTACTAAAGTTCTTACACCGTTTCAGGCGGTACTTTGGGCAGCGGTTTGGAACTTTGCAGCTTTCTTTATTGCTGTTTATATTATCGGAGAATTTAAAATTGGTAATACAATTGCAAAAACCGTCAACGAAAACTTTATTACTTTAGAAGTAATTTTTTCAGGACTTATTGCGGCAATTGCTTGGAATCTTTTAACATGGTGGTTTGGTATTCCTTCATCATCATCACACACTTTGATTGGTGGATTTTTAGGAGCAGCATTAATGCACGCTTTTCTGTTAGATTACCGCGAAGTTGTTGCAAGTCAACCTGACTTAGGAATGTTTGCTACGCTAAAAGAAGCGATGATGAAAGTAACCACACAAGATGTTGTGAAATTTAGCAAAGTAATTCCTATTTTCTTATTCATATTCTTAGCTCCGGTTATTGGGATGATAATTTCAATTATCATTACTTTAATTATCGTTCATTTATATAAAAAATCAAATCCGCATAAAGCAGATAAATCATTCAAAAGACTTCAGTTGGCATCTTCGGCTTTGTTCAGTTTAGGACACGGTTTGAATGATGCTCAGAAAGTAATGGGGATTATTGGTGCAGCTCTTATTTACTACCACGTAAATATGTTGCAGGATCCTGTTTATTTGAATATTGAAGCGGCAGAACGTTTTAATTATTTCTCTAAACATTACATGTGGGTTCCTTTGGTTTCTTTCATTGCCATTGCATTAGGAACAATGAGTGGTGGATGGAAAATCATCAAAACAATGGGAACCAAAATTACAAAAGTAACACCATTGGAAGGAGTAAGTGCTGAAACAGCAGGAGCAATCACGCTTTTCATCACTGATCACTTTGGTATTCCGGTTTCTACAACACATACCATTACAGGGTCAATTATTGGAGTAGGTCTTACGAAAAGAATCTCTGCGGTACGTTGGGGAATCACGGTAAGCTTACTTTGGGCTTGGGTTTTAACAATTCCTATCTCGGCGATTGTTGCTGGAGTTACTTATTTGATAATTACCTATTTCTCATAA
- a CDS encoding DUF47 domain-containing protein yields MGIGNIFHAFQPKDKIFFVLFEKVTDNLVAMSNDFNHGIKDFDLNDDSMLKLMSDYEHKNDELTHEIFVELGKNFITPFDREDIHTLATGLDDIADYIYASAKYIFLYKSPLMKAYADFSLLIHKACLEIQNAMKNLKGFKNMEQVKEACIKVNSIENIADDLLSNSMVELFETNDAINIIKISSVLNYLEVVTDKAEDVANTIENIMIKYA; encoded by the coding sequence ATGGGCATTGGTAATATTTTCCACGCTTTTCAACCGAAAGATAAAATCTTCTTTGTACTTTTCGAAAAAGTTACAGATAACCTGGTTGCTATGTCTAACGATTTTAATCATGGAATCAAAGATTTTGATCTGAATGATGATTCTATGTTAAAATTGATGAGCGACTACGAGCACAAAAATGATGAGCTTACTCACGAGATTTTCGTTGAATTGGGGAAAAACTTCATTACACCTTTTGATCGTGAAGATATTCACACTTTAGCTACAGGTTTAGATGATATCGCAGATTATATTTACGCTTCTGCTAAATATATCTTCCTTTACAAATCTCCTTTGATGAAGGCTTATGCAGATTTTTCATTATTGATTCACAAAGCTTGTCTTGAGATTCAGAATGCGATGAAAAACCTTAAAGGTTTCAAAAATATGGAGCAGGTGAAAGAAGCTTGTATTAAAGTAAACTCTATAGAAAATATTGCAGATGATCTTCTTTCAAATTCTATGGTAGAATTGTTTGAGACCAATGATGCAATTAATATTATTAAAATTTCATCAGTATTAAATTACCTTGAAGTAGTAACCGATAAAGCAGAAGATGTTGCCAATACAATTGAAAACATCATGATTAAATACGCATAA